A genomic segment from Roseofilum capinflatum BLCC-M114 encodes:
- a CDS encoding ureidoglycolate lyase, with translation MTQTQKKQTLSAPWIAPETFAPYGQVIWATDDGKPYDDRDAQLILDRGTPRFYIMRLHHNGRNFATITRHQQCTQCLGALEGKDWFLGVAPPSKTPQPDLEQIRAFHIPGNCFVKLHLGTWHAGPYIDHDIVDFYNLELSDTNITDHQTCDLSSAYGVSFEIMDL, from the coding sequence ATGACCCAAACCCAGAAAAAACAAACCCTTTCCGCACCCTGGATCGCCCCAGAAACCTTTGCACCCTACGGTCAAGTCATCTGGGCTACTGACGATGGCAAGCCCTATGATGATCGAGATGCTCAACTGATCCTCGATCGCGGAACCCCCCGATTTTACATCATGCGCTTGCACCACAACGGGCGCAACTTTGCCACCATCACCCGTCATCAACAGTGTACCCAATGCCTGGGAGCGCTTGAAGGTAAAGATTGGTTTTTAGGGGTTGCTCCACCGAGTAAAACCCCCCAACCCGACCTAGAGCAGATCCGCGCCTTTCATATTCCGGGTAACTGCTTCGTCAAACTCCATCTGGGAACCTGGCACGCTGGCCCTTATATTGACCATGATATCGTCGATTTTTATAACCTAGAATTAAGCGATACCAATATTACCGACCATCAAACCTGCGATCTGAGTTCAGCCTATGGCGTAAGTTTTGAAATCATGGATCTTTAG
- a CDS encoding thioredoxin family protein, which produces MSKIQVEVLGTGCKKCQQLEANAKQAIADLSLDAEILHIKDAIEIAKRGVLSTPALMVNGKLVAKGKVMSAEEIKPFLQN; this is translated from the coding sequence ATGAGTAAGATTCAAGTGGAAGTTTTAGGAACCGGCTGTAAAAAATGTCAGCAGTTAGAAGCGAATGCGAAGCAGGCGATCGCCGATCTCAGTCTGGATGCAGAAATTTTACACATTAAAGACGCGATCGAAATTGCCAAGCGGGGAGTCCTCTCCACTCCAGCTCTAATGGTAAACGGGAAACTCGTCGCCAAAGGTAAAGTCATGAGTGCAGAAGAAATTAAACCGTTCTTGCAAAATTAG
- a CDS encoding MerR family DNA-binding protein: MFQVGEVSRTLGINPQTLYFYERIGLIPPPERTAAGYRLFSQSDIERLAFIVQVKALGLSLDEIKDILSLKDGRSLTCQAVHERLCKKLNEIEQQIQQLQALHNQLTPLVKYCAQNLDITDRECIVLDTAYKTKPIDRFTQESNDE; encoded by the coding sequence ATGTTTCAAGTCGGCGAAGTATCGCGCACTTTAGGCATTAATCCACAAACCCTTTACTTTTATGAGCGGATCGGATTAATTCCTCCTCCGGAGCGCACCGCAGCAGGCTATCGCTTGTTTAGTCAGAGCGATATAGAACGTCTGGCTTTTATTGTGCAAGTGAAAGCTTTGGGACTTAGTTTAGATGAGATTAAGGATATTCTCTCGCTTAAGGATGGGCGATCGCTCACTTGTCAAGCCGTACATGAGCGCCTCTGTAAGAAACTTAACGAGATTGAACAGCAGATTCAACAGTTACAAGCTCTGCATAATCAGTTAACCCCATTGGTGAAGTATTGTGCCCAAAATCTAGACATCACTGATCGAGAGTGTATTGTTTTAGATACGGCATATAAGACTAAACCGATAGATCGATTCACTCAGGAGTCAAATGATGAGTAA
- a CDS encoding permease — translation MFDPFYPFDWLAVQIVTHLLGIPLDSHLGESLRFFLYDVPKILTLLIVISFLVGTVQSFLQPEHVRHWLAGKRRFSGNVLAALVGIVTPFCSCSAVPLFIGFLTAGIPLGVTFSYLISAPMVNEVAVVLLWGLFGFKVTLIYIGFGVILAIAAGYIIGQLKLEQWVESFVWQLPAADQSVPLEDGSISHLTWKERFNQGWSQSSQIIQSVWIYVVIGIAIGAGIHGYAPTSFISEFAGANNPLAVPIAVILGVPLYANIAGVMPISEALVTKGIPLGTVLAFTMAVTALSLPEIVILRKVLRPQLLAVFVTLMTVGIISVGYLFNQVLTV, via the coding sequence ATGTTCGATCCCTTTTATCCCTTCGATTGGCTCGCTGTTCAAATCGTTACTCATCTATTGGGAATTCCCCTCGACTCCCACCTCGGCGAGAGCTTGCGGTTTTTCCTCTATGATGTGCCCAAAATTCTCACTTTACTGATCGTCATTAGTTTTCTCGTCGGTACAGTTCAGAGCTTTTTACAACCGGAGCATGTACGCCATTGGTTAGCCGGAAAACGCCGATTCAGTGGTAATGTTTTGGCCGCCCTAGTGGGAATTGTTACCCCCTTTTGTTCCTGTTCGGCAGTTCCCTTGTTTATCGGCTTTTTGACGGCAGGAATTCCCCTAGGAGTCACCTTTTCCTATCTCATTTCTGCCCCCATGGTGAATGAAGTGGCAGTGGTGTTGCTCTGGGGATTGTTTGGCTTTAAGGTCACCCTGATCTATATTGGCTTTGGGGTTATTTTGGCGATCGCGGCTGGATATATTATCGGCCAACTAAAATTAGAGCAATGGGTAGAATCCTTTGTTTGGCAACTGCCCGCAGCCGATCAATCTGTCCCCCTAGAAGATGGTTCAATCTCCCATCTGACTTGGAAGGAACGATTTAATCAAGGATGGTCTCAGTCCAGTCAAATTATCCAATCCGTCTGGATTTATGTAGTCATTGGTATTGCCATTGGTGCAGGCATTCATGGCTATGCCCCCACCTCCTTTATTAGCGAATTCGCCGGTGCAAATAATCCTTTAGCTGTACCAATTGCCGTTATTCTCGGTGTGCCCCTGTATGCCAATATTGCCGGAGTGATGCCCATTAGTGAAGCCTTGGTGACCAAAGGAATTCCTTTAGGCACAGTATTAGCCTTTACCATGGCAGTCACCGCTCTATCGTTGCCCGAAATCGTAATTTTGCGGAAGGTACTTCGCCCTCAATTATTAGCCGTTTTTGTCACCTTGATGACCGTGGGAATTATTAGCGTAGGTTACTTGTTTAATCAGGTGTTAACTGTTTAG
- a CDS encoding peptidylprolyl isomerase, with translation MTRAIMETEKGTINLELFDQDAPNTVKNFVELSQKGFYDGLTFHRVIDNFMIQGGCPLGTGTGGPGYKIKCEINDNKHVAGTLSMAHAGRDTGGSQFFICHAPQPHLDGVHTTFGQTQDMDVVNAIRKGDKIISVKIEE, from the coding sequence ATGACCCGCGCCATTATGGAAACCGAAAAAGGGACAATTAACCTAGAATTGTTCGATCAAGATGCTCCTAACACGGTTAAAAACTTTGTCGAATTATCCCAGAAAGGATTTTATGATGGACTGACTTTCCATCGGGTCATTGATAACTTTATGATTCAAGGCGGCTGTCCCCTAGGAACGGGAACCGGCGGCCCCGGCTACAAAATTAAGTGCGAAATTAATGATAATAAGCATGTGGCTGGAACCCTATCCATGGCTCACGCGGGTCGGGATACGGGAGGCAGTCAGTTTTTTATTTGCCACGCTCCCCAACCCCATTTAGATGGTGTACATACCACATTTGGTCAAACTCAAGATATGGATGTGGTGAATGCTATTCGTAAGGGAGATAAGATTATTTCGGTGAAAATCGAAGAGTAG
- a CDS encoding TIGR03279 family radical SAM protein, with translation MSTIRPAKISQVLPDSIAAEIGFEPGDAIVSINGTNPRDLIDYQFLCTDEILDLEVLDLKGKTHHIEIEKDYDQDLGLEFENALFDGLIQCNNRCPFCFIDQQPPGKRKSLYLKDDDYRLSFLYGSYLTLTNLSDREWSRIEAMRLSPLYVSVHATEPEIRSRLLKNPRAGEILKQLEWFQERRLQIHAQVVVCPGINDGEHLEQTLLDLAQFHQGEVPTVASIAVVPVGLTRFRPTEDELIPVTVEKAQEVIKQVQQLQDKFQQEKEATVVWLADEWFLIAGLDLPPESHYQDYPQIGNGVGSIRLFIREFEEKIQERMISEVSPPKTLSWVVGNTVEKAFTPLVEQLNKISGLTIQLQALNSDYWGQEMTVTGLLTGEDLLHKLSGKDLGDGILLPTVMLKHGETCFLDDRTVEEVEEKLGVPIFLVEDIDALLNIALSASRT, from the coding sequence ATGAGTACCATCCGTCCCGCCAAAATCTCCCAAGTTCTCCCCGACTCCATCGCCGCCGAGATCGGCTTTGAACCCGGTGATGCGATCGTCTCCATTAACGGTACAAATCCGCGAGACTTAATTGATTATCAATTTTTATGTACCGATGAAATCCTCGATCTAGAAGTTCTCGATCTCAAAGGCAAAACCCATCACATTGAAATTGAAAAAGACTACGATCAAGACCTGGGTTTAGAATTTGAAAACGCCCTCTTTGACGGCTTAATTCAATGCAATAATCGCTGTCCCTTCTGCTTCATCGATCAACAGCCCCCCGGAAAGCGAAAAAGCCTCTACCTTAAAGATGATGACTATCGCCTCAGTTTTCTCTACGGCAGTTATTTAACCTTAACCAACTTATCAGATCGGGAATGGAGCCGCATCGAAGCCATGCGCCTCTCTCCCCTCTATGTTTCCGTTCATGCCACTGAACCCGAAATTAGAAGCAGACTCTTAAAAAATCCCCGCGCCGGTGAAATCTTAAAACAACTCGAATGGTTCCAAGAACGGCGCTTACAAATTCATGCCCAAGTGGTCGTTTGTCCCGGAATTAATGATGGAGAACACCTAGAACAAACCCTTTTAGATTTAGCCCAATTTCATCAAGGAGAAGTTCCTACAGTAGCTTCAATTGCCGTGGTTCCCGTAGGCTTAACTCGGTTTCGCCCCACAGAAGACGAACTGATTCCGGTAACCGTGGAAAAGGCCCAAGAAGTGATTAAGCAGGTGCAACAATTACAGGATAAATTTCAACAGGAAAAAGAGGCTACGGTTGTTTGGTTAGCTGATGAATGGTTTTTAATCGCCGGATTGGATTTACCACCTGAATCCCATTATCAAGATTATCCCCAGATTGGTAATGGAGTAGGGTCAATTCGGTTATTTATTCGAGAATTTGAAGAGAAAATCCAAGAAAGAATGATTTCTGAAGTTTCTCCCCCTAAAACTTTATCTTGGGTGGTGGGTAACACAGTCGAGAAAGCGTTTACTCCCCTGGTAGAACAATTAAATAAAATATCAGGCTTAACGATTCAGTTACAAGCGCTGAACAGCGACTATTGGGGGCAAGAAATGACGGTTACCGGTTTATTAACGGGGGAAGATTTGCTGCATAAATTATCGGGGAAAGACTTAGGCGATGGTATTTTATTGCCCACGGTGATGTTAAAGCATGGAGAAACCTGTTTTTTAGACGATCGAACCGTGGAAGAGGTGGAAGAAAAGTTAGGCGTGCCGATTTTTCTGGTGGAAGATATTGATGCTTTGCTAAATATAGCGCTTTCCGCTTCGCGGACATGA
- a CDS encoding UDP-N-acetylmuramoyl-L-alanyl-D-glutamate--2,6-diaminopimelate ligase has product MKLRELLTKVSELGQVSTHPALDLDVKGLSTNSHSCQAGDLFIGMPGTRVDGGEFWPSAVAAGAIAAIVSESALSKHPPGEACVISGADMAKVCPEVAAAFYNYPAQNLKLVGVTGTNGKTTTTHLIEAFLTHGQKPTALLGTLYAKWPGYHQTAVNTTPFAVTLQQQLSQAVAAGCEYGVMEVSSHSLEQKRVWGCPFQVSVFTNLTQDHLDYHPSMEDYFEAKALLFSPDYLKGKAIINGDDPYGQRLIERLPQEQVWSYSLHDSSASLWTSDLEYQPKGVKGILHTPQGEIAFESPLVGQFNVSNLLAAIGAGLHLGISLETMVSSLPDFLGVPGRMERVSVTPDQEITVIVDYAHTPDSLENLLKASRPFIPGRMICVFGCGGDRDRTKRPIMGKIAAELADVPVVTSDNPRTENPEQILQDIIAGIPESAEPIVIGDRAQAIRQAILEAKPGDGVLIAGKGHEDYQILGTEKIHFDDREQARLALGERTIQNS; this is encoded by the coding sequence ATGAAATTACGTGAGTTGCTGACTAAGGTGAGTGAATTAGGGCAAGTCTCTACACACCCGGCTTTAGACCTGGACGTAAAAGGATTAAGCACGAATTCCCACTCTTGTCAAGCTGGAGATCTGTTTATCGGAATGCCTGGAACCCGTGTGGATGGGGGAGAGTTTTGGCCGAGTGCTGTGGCTGCGGGGGCGATCGCGGCGATCGTCTCGGAATCTGCACTCAGTAAGCATCCTCCCGGAGAGGCTTGTGTGATTTCCGGTGCAGATATGGCCAAGGTGTGCCCAGAAGTGGCCGCCGCGTTCTATAACTATCCTGCCCAGAATTTAAAGCTAGTGGGGGTAACGGGAACCAATGGCAAAACCACCACCACCCATCTAATTGAAGCCTTTTTAACCCACGGACAAAAGCCCACGGCCCTTCTGGGAACCCTCTACGCCAAATGGCCGGGATATCATCAAACGGCGGTGAATACTACCCCCTTTGCCGTCACTTTACAACAACAGCTCTCCCAAGCTGTCGCAGCCGGATGTGAATATGGAGTCATGGAAGTCAGTTCCCATTCTTTAGAGCAAAAACGGGTTTGGGGCTGTCCCTTTCAAGTATCTGTGTTTACGAACTTGACCCAAGACCATTTGGACTATCATCCCAGCATGGAAGATTATTTTGAAGCCAAGGCCCTGCTGTTTAGTCCAGATTACTTAAAAGGAAAAGCAATTATTAATGGTGACGATCCCTACGGACAACGGTTGATTGAGCGCTTACCCCAGGAACAGGTTTGGAGCTATAGCCTTCATGATTCTTCCGCGTCCCTGTGGACGAGTGATTTAGAATATCAGCCCAAAGGGGTGAAAGGAATCTTACATACGCCTCAAGGTGAGATTGCCTTTGAGTCGCCCTTAGTGGGTCAATTTAATGTGTCGAATCTGTTGGCAGCCATTGGCGCTGGCTTGCATCTGGGCATTTCTTTAGAAACTATGGTATCGAGTTTACCTGACTTCTTGGGCGTGCCGGGACGGATGGAGCGCGTGAGCGTGACCCCGGATCAAGAGATTACGGTGATTGTAGACTATGCCCATACCCCCGATAGCTTAGAGAATTTACTTAAGGCCTCCCGTCCCTTTATTCCAGGGCGGATGATTTGCGTGTTTGGTTGTGGAGGCGATCGCGATCGCACAAAGCGCCCGATCATGGGTAAAATTGCCGCCGAATTAGCCGATGTGCCGGTGGTGACTTCCGATAATCCGCGCACGGAAAACCCGGAGCAAATTTTGCAAGATATTATCGCCGGAATTCCCGAATCGGCCGAACCCATTGTCATTGGCGATCGGGCCCAAGCCATTCGTCAGGCGATCCTCGAAGCTAAACCGGGTGATGGGGTTTTAATTGCCGGTAAAGGTCACGAAGATTATCAAATTTTAGGCACAGAAAAGATTCACTTTGATGACCGAGAGCAGGCTAGATTAGCTTTAGGCGAGCGAACCATTCAAAACTCATAA
- a CDS encoding GTP cyclohydrolase II, whose product MADSTRRKSKPIVLTSHPRSSGTKPIAVDWGNADPIARGPVIATLTNPAHRNVIGTHSGSYAIYRALAVARQALNPEHRADLTNTAPVADIGPHPSWSDPDKIVSLDPFGARVGEIYTQFYEQGIDIRPTIAITQAHINMPELQEAVSKGRLQADGKILKEGGDLVVVKAAIEPVWYLPGIAKRIGVEEMDLRQALFEQTGGMFPELVTRPDLVLYLPPIGGMTVYLIGNLRAISDRDRPIAVRVHDECNGSDVFGSDICTCRPYLAHGIEVCIRTAQEGGLGVIVYFRKEGRALGEVTKFLVYNARKRQEGGDRAKAYFERTECVAGVQDMRFQEFMPDVLHWLGITRIDRLVSMSNMKYDAITNSGIEVIERVPIPPELVPKDAQVEITAKRAAGYYAPEEVPDVEMLEQTLGRGLEG is encoded by the coding sequence ATGGCTGATTCAACTCGTCGTAAGTCTAAACCCATTGTCCTCACGTCCCATCCTCGCAGCAGTGGGACAAAACCGATCGCCGTTGATTGGGGAAATGCCGATCCCATTGCTAGAGGGCCGGTGATTGCCACATTAACCAATCCAGCTCACCGCAATGTGATTGGAACTCACTCCGGATCATACGCCATTTATCGCGCCCTAGCTGTCGCTCGTCAAGCCCTGAACCCGGAACATCGAGCAGATTTAACCAATACTGCACCGGTGGCTGACATTGGCCCCCATCCCAGTTGGAGCGATCCGGATAAGATTGTCTCCCTAGACCCCTTTGGCGCTCGTGTAGGTGAAATTTATACCCAATTTTATGAACAGGGGATTGATATTCGACCGACGATCGCCATTACTCAAGCTCATATTAATATGCCGGAACTTCAGGAAGCGGTGAGTAAGGGACGGTTGCAAGCGGATGGCAAGATTCTCAAGGAGGGTGGGGATTTAGTGGTGGTTAAAGCGGCGATCGAGCCGGTGTGGTATTTACCGGGAATCGCTAAACGCATTGGAGTCGAGGAAATGGATCTGCGTCAAGCTTTATTTGAGCAGACAGGGGGCATGTTTCCAGAGTTGGTGACTCGCCCGGATTTGGTATTATATTTACCTCCAATTGGCGGAATGACGGTGTATTTAATTGGAAATTTAAGGGCAATTTCCGATCGCGATCGCCCCATCGCCGTCCGTGTCCATGATGAGTGTAACGGTTCTGATGTCTTTGGCTCCGATATTTGCACCTGTCGCCCCTATCTTGCCCATGGTATCGAGGTCTGTATTCGCACCGCCCAAGAAGGGGGTCTAGGGGTGATTGTTTACTTCCGGAAAGAGGGACGCGCCCTCGGTGAAGTTACGAAGTTTTTGGTATATAATGCTCGCAAACGTCAAGAAGGAGGCGATCGCGCCAAAGCCTATTTTGAGCGCACCGAATGTGTCGCCGGAGTCCAAGATATGCGCTTTCAGGAATTTATGCCCGATGTCCTACACTGGTTAGGCATAACCCGCATTGACCGATTAGTGTCCATGAGCAACATGAAATATGATGCCATTACCAACTCCGGCATTGAAGTCATCGAGCGGGTTCCAATTCCCCCTGAGTTAGTCCCGAAGGATGCCCAAGTGGAAATAACAGCCAAACGAGCAGCCGGATATTATGCACCGGAAGAAGTTCCGGATGTAGAGATGCTAGAGCAAACCCTAGGTCGCGGTTTAGAGGGATAA
- a CDS encoding DUF3120 domain-containing protein, which translates to MVQQTFPPYSSSTSKSAPNPVKEWLKGLALPQQWQIWLASGGLVIVPVFFQAPLVRLFPELSFVMTLFWIGLSLLLMRQPWGKLWGDLCLGFSWSWLAGSIYWGWLRWEPVYHLPIEAIALPFVLLDLILRCRRSGNSWGLIGHFFYLGSLVGTAITDIYFYLVNLIPHWRHLMQVEPEFVRPVFQEAIAQIYTPWGGFWAGVLVMLLLLLGLIPLRSTSIPWWAFSGAVLSTLVVDGLFWVAAVCA; encoded by the coding sequence GTGGTTCAACAAACCTTCCCCCCCTACTCTTCCTCAACATCCAAGTCAGCCCCAAATCCTGTAAAAGAGTGGTTGAAAGGCCTGGCACTCCCTCAACAGTGGCAAATCTGGCTGGCATCTGGGGGGTTGGTGATTGTTCCTGTATTCTTCCAAGCTCCATTAGTGCGACTCTTCCCAGAATTAAGTTTTGTAATGACCCTATTCTGGATTGGCTTAAGTCTGCTGTTGATGAGACAGCCTTGGGGCAAGCTTTGGGGCGATCTGTGCTTAGGATTTAGTTGGAGTTGGTTAGCCGGTTCGATCTATTGGGGGTGGTTACGGTGGGAACCGGTCTATCATTTACCCATTGAGGCGATCGCCCTCCCCTTCGTTTTACTCGACCTCATTTTACGCTGTAGACGCTCTGGGAATTCTTGGGGATTAATCGGTCATTTCTTCTATCTGGGTTCTCTTGTGGGGACAGCGATCACGGATATTTACTTTTATTTAGTGAACTTAATCCCCCATTGGCGACACCTGATGCAAGTCGAACCCGAATTTGTCCGTCCCGTCTTTCAAGAGGCGATCGCCCAAATCTATACCCCCTGGGGGGGATTTTGGGCCGGAGTGCTAGTCATGCTCCTGCTGCTGCTCGGTTTAATTCCCCTGCGATCCACATCAATACCATGGTGGGCCTTTAGCGGTGCAGTCCTAAGTACCCTAGTTGTAGATGGACTCTTCTGGGTGGCTGCTGTGTGCGCCTAA
- a CDS encoding cytochrome b/b6 domain-containing protein, protein MPRSIPYQPVLLRILHGGSALLVILALISGFWVYNTYDGRWGSLPLPNLSDTQDIHGTIAVTFLLLLPIFALYSFHIGYHRLIQEQAFNPLKQVGKPVWWIFMHRLANTFMLLAATFAVITGRMMEEEWLPAGEINRPWYLAHLVSWLIVFLSLALHLLLAAKVGGVPLLRSMLQFSRRDRDTPKSWLRGLRKISSSRLFQGVEIMVMGGIILAFLLPVFAS, encoded by the coding sequence ATGCCCAGGTCTATTCCCTACCAACCTGTTCTCCTGCGAATCTTACATGGTGGCAGTGCCCTTCTCGTCATTTTGGCTCTGATTTCTGGGTTTTGGGTTTATAACACCTATGATGGGCGTTGGGGTAGCCTACCTTTACCCAACCTATCGGATACCCAAGATATTCACGGCACGATCGCCGTTACCTTCCTGCTTCTCCTCCCTATCTTTGCCCTCTATAGCTTCCACATTGGCTATCATCGCCTGATCCAGGAGCAAGCTTTCAACCCCTTAAAACAGGTGGGTAAACCGGTTTGGTGGATCTTTATGCACCGTTTAGCCAATACCTTCATGTTACTGGCCGCCACTTTCGCCGTGATTACCGGTAGAATGATGGAAGAAGAATGGCTTCCGGCTGGAGAAATTAACCGCCCTTGGTATTTAGCCCATTTAGTTTCATGGTTGATTGTCTTCCTGAGTTTAGCTCTACATTTGCTCCTGGCAGCTAAAGTCGGGGGAGTGCCCTTACTGCGATCGATGTTGCAATTCTCCCGGCGCGATCGAGATACCCCTAAATCTTGGTTACGAGGTCTGAGAAAAATATCCTCTAGTCGGCTTTTCCAAGGAGTAGAAATTATGGTCATGGGGGGCATTATTTTGGCTTTTCTGCTCCCCGTCTTCGCTTCCTAA
- a CDS encoding undecaprenyl-diphosphate phosphatase, with protein MFLSALLLPTLAQAQAPTTNTVSGQLNIFQAFILGLVQGMTEFIPISSTAHLKVVPVALGWGDPGVAFSAIIQLGSIGAVLWYFWDDLKQLTLGAIEAIQKKDYQANPVRMVLGIAIGTLPIVIIGLGVKLFVPNFDESPIRRLSSIAIASIVMAILLGLAEQWGSRKRDFDRLGMQDGILMGCAQALAIIPGVSRSGSTITAGLFMGLERATAARFSFLLGIPAITLAGLVELVGLLDEGLAGVGIFPLIVGLISSAFFSYIAIAWLIRFLQTRSTWLFIWYRLIFGIVILIAISTQLIPNS; from the coding sequence ATGTTCCTATCCGCCCTACTTTTACCCACCCTCGCCCAAGCCCAAGCACCCACAACAAACACTGTTTCCGGGCAACTCAACATCTTTCAAGCCTTCATTTTAGGGCTGGTACAAGGCATGACGGAATTTATCCCCATCAGCAGCACCGCTCACCTGAAAGTCGTTCCCGTGGCGCTCGGATGGGGCGATCCGGGGGTTGCCTTCTCTGCCATCATTCAACTGGGCAGTATTGGCGCGGTTCTCTGGTACTTCTGGGACGATCTCAAGCAACTCACTCTAGGAGCAATTGAAGCCATCCAGAAAAAAGACTATCAGGCTAATCCTGTTCGCATGGTATTGGGAATAGCGATCGGAACCCTACCCATTGTTATTATCGGCTTAGGGGTTAAACTATTTGTACCCAACTTCGACGAATCTCCGATACGCAGACTCTCCTCTATTGCGATCGCCTCCATCGTCATGGCCATCCTACTCGGATTAGCCGAACAATGGGGCAGCCGCAAACGGGACTTCGATCGCCTCGGAATGCAAGACGGCATCCTCATGGGATGTGCCCAAGCTCTCGCCATTATCCCCGGCGTTTCCCGCTCCGGTTCAACCATTACCGCCGGATTATTCATGGGATTAGAACGCGCCACCGCCGCCCGCTTTTCCTTCCTCCTCGGCATTCCCGCCATCACCCTCGCCGGATTAGTCGAACTCGTCGGACTACTCGACGAAGGACTTGCAGGAGTGGGCATATTTCCCCTGATTGTCGGCTTAATCTCCTCCGCCTTCTTCTCCTATATCGCCATTGCCTGGCTGATTCGTTTCCTCCAAACCCGTAGCACCTGGCTCTTCATCTGGTATCGTCTTATTTTTGGCATCGTTATCCTAATCGCCATCAGCACCCAACTGATCCCGAACAGCTAA